Proteins encoded within one genomic window of Mya arenaria isolate MELC-2E11 chromosome 13, ASM2691426v1:
- the LOC128215140 gene encoding histidine-rich protein PFHRP-II-like, giving the protein MLYQLSLKDCIMLYHLSLQDYHALPTELTGWHHALPAELTGRYHALPTELTGRHHALPTELTGQHHALPTEPTGLHHALPTELTGQHHALPTELTGWHHALPAELTGRHHALPAELTEQHHALPAELTGLHHALPTELTGLHHALPTELTGLHHALPTELTGQHHALQTELTGLHHALPTELTGRHHALPTELTEQHHALPTEHTGLHHALPTELTGLHHDLPTELTGQHHALPTELTGQHHVLPTELTGQHHALPTELTGLHHALPTELTGQHHALPTELTGQQHAPA; this is encoded by the coding sequence atgctctaccaactgagcttaAAGGACTGCATCATGCTCTACCATCTGAGCTTACAGGACTATCatgctctaccaactgagctaacagGATGGCATCATGCTCTACCAGCTGAGCTTACAGGACGGTATCatgctctaccaactgagcttacaGGACGGCATCATGCTCTACCTACTGAGCTAACAGGACAGCATCatgctctaccaactgagcCAACAGGACTGCATCatgctctaccaactgagctaacagGACAGCATCatgctctaccaactgagctaacagGATGGCATCATGCTCTACCAGCTGAGCTTACAGGACGGCATCATGCTCTACCAGCTGAGCTTACAGAACAGCATCATGCACTACCAGCTGAGCTTACAGGACTGCATCatgctctaccaactgagcttacaGGACTGCATCatgctctaccaactgagcttacaGGACTGCATCatgctctaccaactgagcttacaGGACAGCATCATGCTCTACAAACTGAGCTTACAGGACTGCATCatgctctaccaactgagcttacaGGACGGCATCatgctctaccaactgagctaacagAACAGCATCatgctctaccaactgagcATACAGGACTGCATCatgctctaccaactgagctaacagGACTGCATCATGATCTACCTACTGAGCTAACAGGACAGCATCatgctctaccaactgagctaacagGACAGCATCATGttctaccaactgagctaacagGACAGCATCatgctctaccaactgagcttacaGGACTGCATCatgctctaccaactgagctaacagGACAGCATCatgctctaccaactgagctaacagGACAGCAACATGCACCTGCATGA